The following are encoded together in the Misgurnus anguillicaudatus chromosome 14, ASM2758022v2, whole genome shotgun sequence genome:
- the LOC129428178 gene encoding protein NLRC3-like produces MDDSQTFRDGDDSPEVRSVHKKRLNSPEMSCVSMKSDWSMTDPTNFKGGDTSPDQRSIKLSESDSADHIRVSVSDQTINFQYANKRDSHSFSYDCKFAEVQSTFRSNLRKKFECLYEVTSNERNPTLLNEIYTELYITESESGEISNEHEVRQIETQSRRTTTEETPIKCKDIFKPLPEQHKHIRSVLTKGVAGIGKTVSVQKFILDWAEEKENQDVHLIFPLPFRELNLMKDKQLSLLDLLHLFFPETKEMEIFSDEYKVLFIFDGLDECRLSLDFHSSVRLCDVSESTSVDVMLTNLIKGNLFPSALIWITSRPAAADLIPSECVDRVTEVRGFSDPQKEEYFRKRISDESLSDQIISHLKSSRSLYIMCHIPVFCWISVTVLERMLSEAESQEIPKTLTQMYTHFLIIQINIKHQKDYEKKVKEDEDMIFKLGKLAFEQLVKGNLIFYDEDLRDCGIDEAEASVYSGLCTQIFREEFGLYQRKVYCFVHLSIQEHLAALYAHLSFTNYSINVFDESPKPGQFYKVLDIKKHKSSEHILLSRFHQRAVDESLKSKNGHLDLFLRFLLGLSLKSNQILLQDLLTQMGRFSYKKEETVEYIKQKLNENLSTDKSINLIHCLNELGDDSLVKEIQHYVKSSSVGKFSLSSSQWAALVFVLLMSENLDELNLNTFIGDANKADEVLVRLEPVIKESKKVQLCNCSITDEGCAALSSALRSNPSHLRDLNLSWNDLRDLGVKLISLGLRNPHCKLELLKLDHCYFTVEGCVALTSALISNPSHLRHLDLSYNNIKDSGVKLLSTVLKDPDCKLKTLELIYCGVTYKGCADLASALKSNPSHLTELNLSWNNLGDSGVKLISVGLERPHYKLEKLKLEHCYITDEGCEALSLALIPEPSYLRHLNLSYNNLGDSGVKQLSARLKNPDCKLKTLDLKFCDITSEGCAALTSALRLNPSTLTELNLSYNNLGDSGVKMISDVLKNPDCTLKKMDLSYCGITAEGCAALDSAQRSNPSQQTVLDLSGNNMKYCKPKVDPI; encoded by the exons ATCAGTCCATAAGAAGAGATTAAACTCACCTGAGATGAGCTGTGTGTCCATGAAGAGTGACTGGTCTATGACTGATCCAACAAATTTTAAAGGTGGAGATACATCGCCTGATCAGAG GTCAATAAAGTTGTCTGAATCAGACTCAGCAGATCATATCAGAGTGTCTGTGAGTGATCAGACTATCAATTTTCAATACGCTAATAAAAGAGACTCTCATAGTTTCAG TTATGATTGTAAGTTTGCTGAAGTTCAAAGCACATTCAGATCAAATCTGAGGAAGAAGTTTGAGTGTTTGTATGAGGTAACATCAAATGAGAGAAACCCAACACTACTGAATGAGATCTACACAGAGCTGTACATCACAGAGAGTGAAAGTGGAGAGATCAGTAATGAACATGAGgtgagacagattgagacacaatccagaagaacaacaacagaggagacaccaatcaaatgtaaggacatctttaaacctttacctgaacaacacaaacacatcagaagtgtgctgacaaagggagtcgctggcattggaaaaacagtctctgtacagaagttcattctggactgggctgaagagaaagagaatcaggacgtccacctcatatttccacttcctttcagagagCTGAATCTGATGAAAGACAAACAACTCAGTCTTTtagatcttcttcatcttttcttcccagaaacaaaagaaatggaaatcttcagtgatgaatataaagtgttgttcatctttgatggtttggatgagtgtcgtctgtctctggattttcacagcagtgtgaggttgtgtgatgtaagtgaatcaacctcagtggacgtgatgctgacaaacctcatcaaggggaatctgtttccatctgctctcatctggatcacctccagaccagcagcagctgatctcatcccatctgagtgtgttgatcgagtcacagaggtacgaggcttcagtgatccacagaaggaggaatacttcaggaagagaatcagtgatgagagtctgtctgatcaaatcatctcacacctgaagtcatccaggagtctctacatcatgtgtcacatcccagtcttctgctggatttcagtcACTGTTCTAGAGAGAATGTTGAGTGAAGCAGAGAGTCAAGAGATCCCCAAAACTCTCACTCAGatgtacacacacttcctgATCATTCAGATAAACATCAAACATCAAAAGGACTATGAGAAGAAAGTGAAGGAAGATGAAGACATGATCTTTAAACTGGGTAAACTGGCTTTTGAGCAGCTTGTGAAAGGCAATCTGATCTTCTATGATGAAGACCTGAGAGATTGTGGCATTGATGAAGCAGAAGCATCAGTTTACTCAGGATTGTGtactcagatcttcagagaggagtttggttTGTATCAGAGGAAAGTTTACTGCTTTGTTCATCTGAGCATCCAGGAACATCTAGCAGCTCTTTATGCTCACCTCTCCTTCACAAACTACAGCATAAATGTGTTTGATGAAAGTCCTAAACCTGGTCAGTTTTACAAAGTGTTGGACATAAAGAAACATAAAtcatcagaacacattttattatcCAGGTTCCATCAGCGAGCTGTAGATGAATCTTTAAAGAGTAAGAATggacatctggatcttttcCTGCGTTTTCTTCTGGGCCTTTCACTGAAGTCCAATCAGATTCTCTTACAGGATCTACTGACACAGATGGGAAGATTCTCCTACAAGAAAGAGGAAACTGTTGAGTACATTAAACAAAAGCTCAATGAGAATCTGTCTACAGATAAATCAATCAATCTGATTCACTGTCTGAATGAACTGGGTGATGATTCACTGGTGAAGGAGATTCAACATTATGTAAAATCAAGTTCAGTAGGAAAGTTCAGTCTCTCCTCTTCACAGTGGGCagctttagtttttgtgttgttgatgtcTGAGAATCTGGATGAACTTAatctaaatacatttattgGAGATGCAAATAAAGCAGATGAAGTTCTTGTGAGACTGGAGCCTGTGATCAAAGAATCCAAAAAAGTTCA ATTGTGTAATTGTtctatcacagatgaaggttgtgctgCTTtgtcttcagctctgagatcaaacccatcacacctgagagatctgAACCTGAGCTGGAATGATCTAAGAGATTTAGGAGTAAAGCTGATCTCTCTTGGACTGAGGAATCCTCACTGTAAACTGGAGCTACTAAA gttggaTCATTGTTATTTCACAGTTGAGGGTTGTGTTGCTCTTACTTCAGCTCTGatatcaaacccatcacacttGAGACATCTGGATCTgtcttataataatataaaagatTCAGGAGTAAAGCTGCTCTCTACTGTTCTGAAggatcctgactgtaaactgaaaaCACTTGA GTTGATTTATTGTGGTGTCACATATAAAGGTTGTGCTGATCTGGCTTCAGCTCTgaaatcaaacccatcacacctgacagAACTGAATCTGTCCTGGAATAATCttggagattcaggagtgaagttGATCTCTGTTGGACTGGAGAGACCTCACTATAAACTGGAGAAACTGAA GTTGGAGCATTGttatatcacagatgaaggttgtgaaGCTCTTAGTTTAGCTTTGATACCAGAGCCATCATATCTGAGACATCTGAATCTGTCTTATAATAATCTTGGAGATTCAGGAGTAAAGCAACTCTCTGCTagactgaagaatcctgactgtaaactgaagaCACTTGA cTTGAAGTTTTGTGATATCACATCTGAAGGTTGTgctgctctgacttcagctctgagattaAACCCATCAACCCTTACAGAACTAAATCTGTCTTATAATAATCTTGGAGATTCAGGGGTTAAGATGATTTCTGATGTACTGAAAAATCCTgactgtacactgaaaaaaatgga CTTGAGTTATTGTGGTATCACAGCTGAAGGTTGTGCTGCTCTGGATTCAGCTcagagatcaaacccatcacaacAGACAGTTCTGGACCTCTCTGGAAATAATATGAAATATTGTAAACCTAAAGTCGATCCTATATAG